A region of the Flavobacteriaceae bacterium MAR_2010_188 genome:
CATTGGAAGAGCAAAATAACTGATGAAATAGAATCTAATTTCTTTTGGGTTTTGATCGATCATCATATTCAATATAAGAATGCTGCCAAATTGGGAGACGTTCTAAAAGTAGTCACCTACGTAGAGAAGGCCGAAGCGGTTACCACCTTAAGGGTCGTTGAGTTTTATGATGAAAATACCGATTTGCTCCTTGCAAAGTCTAAAACGAAGTGGGTATTTATGTCGAAAACCACATTAAAACCAACCCGAATTACCCCAGAAGTTTTCGAATTATTTTCTTAAATCGTACTTAAATTCAAGTTAAAGTCTCATAACAGAATGCAATTAAAAAATTGATTGCACTTTATTTGAAAGGAGCGTCTACAATTTAAATCCGTGGATGCCGCCGATGTAATGAGCACTCTAATATTGAATGTATAAAGCACTTTTACTTCTTCTCTTATTTTCTTCTGTCTCCGTAAAATCACAAACCTTAGCTGGTGTGGTTTATGGTGCAGAATCTACCGTAAAAGGAGCAGCTGTTCGTAATCTAACTCAAGAAATACTTACGTATACCAACGAAGACGGAGAGTTTAAAATTTCGGCAAAAATCGGCGATTCTCTAGCATTTGGTTCGCTCTTTCACTTAACTAAAACTTATACCGTAAAAAAACTTGACTTTAATCAAAAATTGGTAATTGAGCTGACCAAGATTTTAAATTAACTAGACGAAGTTGACCTTAGGGATAGCGGTAAAGAAAAAGTGTTCGATTCTATAGAATTAGAATCGAACATGGGCATGCAACTAAAAAATGATATGAAGAACAATCCACATCTTTACGGAACTTATAGCAGTTATGAATTAGATTTAGTTCGTTTGGGTGGGATGATTGTAAAACTTTTTAAAAGGAATAAGGCGAAGAAAAAGATAGTGCAACCCATCACCTACTATCAACTCGATTCTTTATTTGAAAGTAGCCAACTATTCAACAAAAAACTGTTGACCAAAAACTTAAATATACCTGAAGAATACAAGTATCTATACCTTGAATACTGTAGCGCCCAAAGCTATAAATCAGACTTATCAAAAGAGCACAATGAAATGGTTTTGTTGGATTCTTTGATCAACTCTAGCCAAGAATTTTTAAAAATCCTGAAAGAGTACAAGGAAGATTGAGTACTACGCTTTTACAAATGGGTTAGCCGATAATAAATCATTCCAACTAAAGTTATATTTTTACCCAAGATTC
Encoded here:
- a CDS encoding acyl-CoA thioester hydrolase, whose amino-acid sequence is MQTFEEHKVVEQGDLDNLDHVNNVRYVQWVQDIAERHWKSKITDEIESNFFWVLIDHHIQYKNAAKLGDVLKVVTYVEKAEAVTTLRVVEFYDENTDLLLAKSKTKWVFMSKTTLKPTRITPEVFELFS